In Acanthopagrus latus isolate v.2019 chromosome 17, fAcaLat1.1, whole genome shotgun sequence, the following are encoded in one genomic region:
- the LOC119006741 gene encoding uncharacterized protein LOC119006741 isoform X2, giving the protein MNECNKDGYFEDFGGRYIKVKSRHHDHNETLQLPLLRSSRHPSLCLCWQSRAAVMHVDTVFLVCPLIFAALWRDVQAVSPVPSVPDRVQALVGSCVVIPCSFTPPAPHPSRGRKQRVDVRLRFRGGGHLFPLRSTAFNSEDRDQVSRDFLGRTSLFGRIADGDCSVKIERINQDDSRVFEVALKKGDDLLWGQPRRLSLDVVDTPEAPVISGMLAATEGQLVTLNCSVSYHCPSRPPALQWFWERGAQLNVTEPGAVQTLHPEPHRPMLLVSVSFTVSHKVKPRLRCEVSHPGGKALATSRDLHVTFSPKDVMVQVQSLMVQEGGSALLVCTCKADPPASEYRWSYSQHGRTVHLHQRTHSVRVYNVTRDMRVRCTAQNLIGRGESRPTPLNIQYKPLILPFSSSCVLEDSEVLCRCSVDSNPKPAVTWSVNGTVPPHDINVSVSSEPGMLTATLRGHMDEPQTVICFAVNALGNDSLMLLQGGEDMAPLLLWLVIPAAAICLVVFLLSLLFYCCRKRAEKHVLRRSPAVYPGGLGIYQDRTPLYINCTEVTHIYTNGSYQLVYQNCTPLFVHTKQIRPMGRRGGERRRGGGEGGGIDRQAGLGVRRTREVQSDAGDADTAIYLEIL; this is encoded by the exons atgaatgaatgtaataAAGATGGATATTTTGAAGATTTTGGAGGACGATACATCAAAGTGAAGTCACGGCACCACGACCACAATGAAACGCTCCAACTTCCCCTTCTGCGCTCTTCTCGTCatccttccctctgtctgtgctggcagagcagagctgcagtcatgCATGTGGACACTGTCTTTCTTGTGTGTCCTCTGATTTTTG cagccttgTGGAGGGACGTCCAGGCCGTCTCTCCTGTCCCCTCAGTCCCTGACCGTGTCCAGGCTCTTGTGGGCTCCTGTGTGGTGATCCCCTGCTCTTTCACTCCTCCCGCTCCTCATCCTAGCAGGGGCCGAAAGCAGAGGGTGGACGTCCGGCTGAGGTTCAGAGGTGGCGGCCACCTATTCCCTCTCCGCAGCACAGCTTTTAACAGCGAGGACAGAGATCAAGTGAGCAGGGATTTCCTAGGCCGGACGTCCCTCTTTGGACGGATCGCAGATGGAGACTGCTCAGTGAAGATCGAAAGGATCAACCAGGACGACTCAAGGGTGTTTGAGGTCGCTCTGAAGAAAGGTGATGACTTACTCTGGGGGCAGCCAAGGAGGCTCAGTTTGGATGTTGTAG ACACTCCTGAGGCTCCTGTCATCAGCGGCATGTTGGCAGCCACCGAGGGACAGCTGGTCACCCTGAACTGCTCTGTCAGCTATCACTGCCCCTCCAGACCTCCGGCCCTGCAGTGGTTCTGGGAGCGAGGAGCCCAGCTGAACGTCACCGAGCCCGGGGCGGTGCAGACGCTCCACCCAGAGCCCCACAGGCCGATGTTGCTGGTCTCCGTGTCCTTCACCGTGTCACACAAGGTGAAACCCAGGCTCAGATGTGAAGTCAGCCACCCTGGAGGAAAGGCACTGGCCACCTCGAGGGATCTGCATGTGACAT TTTCCCCAAAAGATGTGATGGTCCAGGTCCAGTCCCTGATGGTGCAGGAGGGGGGCAGCGCCTTGTTGGTCTGCACATGTAAAGCTGACCCGCCGGCGTCCGAGTACCGCTGGTCCTACAGTCAGCACGGCCGCACGGTGCACCTCCACCAGCGCACACACTCAGTCCGGGTGTACAACGTGACCCGGGACATGAGGGTCCGCTGCACAGCGCAGAACCTGATTGGTCGAGGGGAGTCTCGTCCCACGCCGCTGAACATACAAT ACAAACCGCTCATCCTCCCATTCTCCTCCTCATGTGTGCTGGAGGATTCGGAGGTTTTGTGTCGCTGTTCGGTCGACTCCAACCCCAAACCAGCAGTCACCTGGAGCGTAAACGGGACCGTTCCGCCTCATGATATCAACGTGTCAGTGTCATCTGAGCCCGGCATGCTGACAGCCACTCTGAGGGGCCACATGGACGAACCCCAGACGGTGATCTGCTTCGCTGTCAACGCCCTGGGAAATGACtccctgatgctgctgcagggaggagaag ACATGGCACCATTATTGCTGTGGTTGGTCATCCCTGCTGCAGCCATCTGCCTGGTCGTattccttctgtctctccttttcTACTGCTGCCGAAAGAGAGCTGAAAA ACATGTCCTGAGGAGAAGCCCAGCTGTGTACCCTGGAGGCCTGGGGATTTATCAGGACCGGACACCGCTCTACATTAACTGCACAGAAGTGACTCATATCTACACCAATGGCAGCTACCAACTTGTGTATCAGAACTGCACGCCTCTTTTTGTTCATACTAAGCAG ATCCGTCCAATGGGCcgaagaggtggagagagaagaagaggtggaggtgagggtggaggaaTAGACAGACAAGCGGGTTTGGGAGTTAGGCGCACAAGAGAGGTGCAGAGTGATGCAGGCGACGCAGACACGGCGATCTACCTGGAGATCCTCTGA
- the LOC119006735 gene encoding NLR family CARD domain-containing protein 3-like, producing the protein MTSAQQLLRSQRDLLLNWTSDHPAPLLRWLRDDRVLSSAHYLSLLEKLPSNAVAQALETVCGTEESSQKFLQVLKEVQDYYCRDLQVWVERHCRNDAVSKPAPTAVTVEEKKPKGPLAKLFKGKSKGFTLTAEVKAKEELSPTRSVKLSNLRVHISAHKTTLLKRTEQLKCYSEGEGVTSNSASHIEIRYTDLFVTEDDDLVDGSRHEYFDLASRRARIYVHQACQRIRPCHLLSPNETSGRPPKRVKVKGIAGIGKSVAVQRLVYEWAIGKNMREFTCVFDLRFRELNLIEAPLSLLELLGERFRYLKEALPDLFTSPSSLLFILDGLDEFKLPLDWNAPDKNFDVGSRVPVSELMVALIKGSLLPEASVILTTRPSTEAPKRFFQRCCVVLGFEENQVKEYTTKFYKDSKVAEKVYDYILNNDNLFVLSFIPLYCYIICTAMAEFFSAENQDVGDSKSLELNPPRTVSEVYFCYLFTAVKHHALRGSAERSTPRSEVLSLARQHLTNLGKLAYESLLQKKIMFNRADLENYSVTPADIQSTFLCHILQPLKEETVEMFSFFHLTVQEHLAALYCAINLFSQEDIIQALDFWCFGQHPPSSTAAPLQNTDISMDKLESLQMFTRFFMGMLRARLGGQLDGLVLSPVEQGDAVPARLGLWFQDQFKGRKLENHAALNLLHCLMEFHMKETTGMAAPEIKKLNLFKMKLTVVDCAAMHYVLQFSPHKLQELNLGYSNIGNRGLNRLGPILHRCESLYLRYNCLDKQAAILESAVLKSNECQVKKLFMCGNNLGPEGVMELWNALEYNTTVEELYLDITGITERGTENIVNCLSKNTSLKTLTIVGNDIGREGKRRLSELEQRRPGLRIIANFVDDLGLLQAYLDWVEEIRADRDQMDSVKNADALQSVLKGLQVAGKQVERGENAEKAKELQTEIVNLLKSSTDPTAGR; encoded by the exons ATGACCTCAGCTCAACAACTGCTGCGGTCTCAGCGAGACCTGCTGCTGAACTGGACCAGTGACCACCCAGCACCGTTGCTGCGATGGCTGCGTGATGATCGGGTGCTTTCCTCAGCCCACTACCTGTCTCTGCTGGAGAAGTTACCTTCCAATGCCGTGGCCCAGGCTCTAGAGACGGTTTGCGGCACCGAGGAGAGCAGCCAGAAGTTCCTGCAGGTGCTGAAGGAGGTGCAGGATTATTACTGCAGGGATCTGCAGGTCTGGGTGGAGAGACACTGCAGGAACGATGCCGTCAGTAAGCCAGCACCTACAGCCGTGACAGTTGAAG AGAAGAAGCCGAAAGGACCACTTGCTAAACTGTTCAAAGGAAAAAGCAAGGGATTCACCCTGACTGCTGAGGTTAAAG CTAAAGAAGAACTGAGCCCCACCAGGAGCGTAAAGCTGTCCAACCTCCGAG TTCATATTTCTGCCCACAAAACAACCCTACTGAAGCGCACAGAGCAGTTAAAATGCTACTCAGAGGGTGAGGGGGTAACTTCAAACTCAGCTTCCCACATCGAAATCCGCTACACTGACCTTTTTGTGACAGAAGATGATGACTTAGTTGACGGCAGCAGACATGAGTACTTTGACCTGGCGAGCAGAAGAGCTCGCATCTACGTCCACCAGGCCTGCCAGCGCATCCGGCCATGCCATCTACTGAGCCCCAATGAAACATCTGGACGGCCCCCCAAAAGGGTTAAAGTGAAGGGTATAGCTGGTATCGGAAAGAGTGTAGCAGTGCAAAGACTGGTGTACGAGTGGGCAATTGGGAAGAACATGCGTGAATTCACCTGTGTTTTTGACCTGCGCTTCAGAGAGCTTAATCTGATTGAAGCACCCCTGAGCTTATTGGAGCTGCTTGGGGAACGGTTCCGGTACCTGAAGGAAGCCCTCCCAGATCTTTTCACCTCGCCAAGCTCTTTGCTGTTCATCTTGGATGGATTAGATGAGTTTAAACTCCCCTTGGACTGGAACGCTCCTGACAAAAACTTTGACGTTGGTTCGAGGGTGCCAGTCTCAGAGCTGATGGTGGCTTTAATCAAGGGAAGTCTTCTACCGGAGGCATCAGTCATTCTCACGACAAGACCATCCACTGAAGCTCCCAAGCGTTTCTTCCAGAGATGCTGCGTGGTGCTGGGCTTTGAGGAGAATCAGGTGAAGGAATATACCACCAAGTTCTACAAAGACAGTAAAGTCGCCGAAAAAGTCTACGATTACATCTTGAACAATGACAACCTTTTCGTGCTGTCCTTCATCCCTCTTTATTGCTACATCATCTGCACCGCTATGGCTGAGTTCTTCTCAGCAGAAAATCAAGATGTTGGTGACTCAAAGTCTCTGGAGCTGAACCCGCCCAGAACAGTCAGTGAGGTTTACTTCTGCTACCTGTTTACAGCAGTCAAGCACCATGCGCTGAGGGGGAGCGCAGAGAGAAGTACCCCGAGATCTGAAGTTCTCTCACTCGCAAGGCAACATCTGACAAACCTGGGAAAGCTGGCTTATGAAAGCCTCCTacagaaaaagatcatgttcAACAGAGCTGATCTGGAGAACTACAGTGTTACGCCTGCTGATATCCAGAGCACCTTTCTCTGTCACATCCTCCAGCCTCTCAAAGAGGAAACAGTggagatgttttctttcttccactTGACTGTTCAAGAACATTTGGCTGCCCTCTACTGTGCCATCAATCTCTTCAGCCAGGAGGACATAATCCAGGCTCTTGACTTCTGGTGCTTTGGGCAACATCCGCCATCCTCCACAGCTGCACCcctgcaaaacacagacatcagcatgGACAAGCTGGAGAGTCTCCAGATGTTCACACGCTTCTTCATGGGAATGCTCCGAGCTCGACTGGGAGGTCAGTTGGATGGCCTTGTTCTTTCCCCAGTGGAGCAAGGGGATGCCGTCCCTGCCAGGCTAGGTCTGTGGTTCCAAGACCAGTTTAAGGGCAGGAAGCTCGAGAACCATGCAGCCCTGAATCTTCTCCACTGTCTGATGGAGTTCCATATGAAGGAAACTACCGGCATGGCAGCACCAGAGATCAAGAAACTCAACCTGTTTAAAATGAAGCTGACTGTCGTGGACTGTGCGGCCATGCACTATGTGCTGCAGTTCTCTCCACACAAGCTGCAGGAGCTCAACTTAGGCTACTCAAACATCGGAAACAGAGGACTGAACAGACTGGGACCAATCCTACATCGCTGTGAATCTCTCTA tttgaggTACAACTGCCTGGATAAGCAAGCAGCTATTTTGGAATCTGCAGTTCTGAAATCAAATGAGTGCCAAGTGAAAAAGCTGTT tatgtgtggcAATAACCTGGGTCCAGAGGGGGTTATGGAGCTCTGGAACGCTCTGGAGTACAACACCACAGTGGAGGAACTGTATCTGGACATCACCGGCATCACAGAGCGAGGAACCGAAAACATCGTCAACTGCCTCAGCAAAAACACCTCTCTGAAGACGCTGAC CATTGTAGGGAACGACATCGGacgggaggggaagaggaggctgAGTGAGCTGGAGCAACGCAGACCAGGACTCCGGATTATCGCAAACTTTGTGGACGACCTTGGATTGCTTCAGGCCTACCTGGACTGGGTGGAGGAGATCCGGGCCGACAGAGACCAGATGGACTCAGTGAAGAATGCAGACGCCCTGCAGTCGGTGCTGAAGGGGCTCCAGGTGGCAGGAaaacaggtggagagaggagagaatgcAGAGAAGGCCAAGGAGCTCCAGACGGAGATTGTGAATTTGCTCAAGTCTTCCACAGATCCGACAGCAGGAAGATGA
- the LOC119006741 gene encoding uncharacterized protein LOC119006741 isoform X1, with protein sequence MNECNKDGYFEDFGGRYIKVKSRHHDHNETLQLPLLRSSRHPSLCLCWQSRAAVMHVDTVFLVCPLIFAAALWRDVQAVSPVPSVPDRVQALVGSCVVIPCSFTPPAPHPSRGRKQRVDVRLRFRGGGHLFPLRSTAFNSEDRDQVSRDFLGRTSLFGRIADGDCSVKIERINQDDSRVFEVALKKGDDLLWGQPRRLSLDVVDTPEAPVISGMLAATEGQLVTLNCSVSYHCPSRPPALQWFWERGAQLNVTEPGAVQTLHPEPHRPMLLVSVSFTVSHKVKPRLRCEVSHPGGKALATSRDLHVTFSPKDVMVQVQSLMVQEGGSALLVCTCKADPPASEYRWSYSQHGRTVHLHQRTHSVRVYNVTRDMRVRCTAQNLIGRGESRPTPLNIQYKPLILPFSSSCVLEDSEVLCRCSVDSNPKPAVTWSVNGTVPPHDINVSVSSEPGMLTATLRGHMDEPQTVICFAVNALGNDSLMLLQGGEDMAPLLLWLVIPAAAICLVVFLLSLLFYCCRKRAEKHVLRRSPAVYPGGLGIYQDRTPLYINCTEVTHIYTNGSYQLVYQNCTPLFVHTKQIRPMGRRGGERRRGGGEGGGIDRQAGLGVRRTREVQSDAGDADTAIYLEIL encoded by the exons atgaatgaatgtaataAAGATGGATATTTTGAAGATTTTGGAGGACGATACATCAAAGTGAAGTCACGGCACCACGACCACAATGAAACGCTCCAACTTCCCCTTCTGCGCTCTTCTCGTCatccttccctctgtctgtgctggcagagcagagctgcagtcatgCATGTGGACACTGTCTTTCTTGTGTGTCCTCTGATTTTTG cagcagccttgTGGAGGGACGTCCAGGCCGTCTCTCCTGTCCCCTCAGTCCCTGACCGTGTCCAGGCTCTTGTGGGCTCCTGTGTGGTGATCCCCTGCTCTTTCACTCCTCCCGCTCCTCATCCTAGCAGGGGCCGAAAGCAGAGGGTGGACGTCCGGCTGAGGTTCAGAGGTGGCGGCCACCTATTCCCTCTCCGCAGCACAGCTTTTAACAGCGAGGACAGAGATCAAGTGAGCAGGGATTTCCTAGGCCGGACGTCCCTCTTTGGACGGATCGCAGATGGAGACTGCTCAGTGAAGATCGAAAGGATCAACCAGGACGACTCAAGGGTGTTTGAGGTCGCTCTGAAGAAAGGTGATGACTTACTCTGGGGGCAGCCAAGGAGGCTCAGTTTGGATGTTGTAG ACACTCCTGAGGCTCCTGTCATCAGCGGCATGTTGGCAGCCACCGAGGGACAGCTGGTCACCCTGAACTGCTCTGTCAGCTATCACTGCCCCTCCAGACCTCCGGCCCTGCAGTGGTTCTGGGAGCGAGGAGCCCAGCTGAACGTCACCGAGCCCGGGGCGGTGCAGACGCTCCACCCAGAGCCCCACAGGCCGATGTTGCTGGTCTCCGTGTCCTTCACCGTGTCACACAAGGTGAAACCCAGGCTCAGATGTGAAGTCAGCCACCCTGGAGGAAAGGCACTGGCCACCTCGAGGGATCTGCATGTGACAT TTTCCCCAAAAGATGTGATGGTCCAGGTCCAGTCCCTGATGGTGCAGGAGGGGGGCAGCGCCTTGTTGGTCTGCACATGTAAAGCTGACCCGCCGGCGTCCGAGTACCGCTGGTCCTACAGTCAGCACGGCCGCACGGTGCACCTCCACCAGCGCACACACTCAGTCCGGGTGTACAACGTGACCCGGGACATGAGGGTCCGCTGCACAGCGCAGAACCTGATTGGTCGAGGGGAGTCTCGTCCCACGCCGCTGAACATACAAT ACAAACCGCTCATCCTCCCATTCTCCTCCTCATGTGTGCTGGAGGATTCGGAGGTTTTGTGTCGCTGTTCGGTCGACTCCAACCCCAAACCAGCAGTCACCTGGAGCGTAAACGGGACCGTTCCGCCTCATGATATCAACGTGTCAGTGTCATCTGAGCCCGGCATGCTGACAGCCACTCTGAGGGGCCACATGGACGAACCCCAGACGGTGATCTGCTTCGCTGTCAACGCCCTGGGAAATGACtccctgatgctgctgcagggaggagaag ACATGGCACCATTATTGCTGTGGTTGGTCATCCCTGCTGCAGCCATCTGCCTGGTCGTattccttctgtctctccttttcTACTGCTGCCGAAAGAGAGCTGAAAA ACATGTCCTGAGGAGAAGCCCAGCTGTGTACCCTGGAGGCCTGGGGATTTATCAGGACCGGACACCGCTCTACATTAACTGCACAGAAGTGACTCATATCTACACCAATGGCAGCTACCAACTTGTGTATCAGAACTGCACGCCTCTTTTTGTTCATACTAAGCAG ATCCGTCCAATGGGCcgaagaggtggagagagaagaagaggtggaggtgagggtggaggaaTAGACAGACAAGCGGGTTTGGGAGTTAGGCGCACAAGAGAGGTGCAGAGTGATGCAGGCGACGCAGACACGGCGATCTACCTGGAGATCCTCTGA